Part of the Rhizobium sp. WYJ-E13 genome is shown below.
CAGGATTTCGACCGCGATTCCAACACGATTGAGGTCTTCGTCGGCCGCCTGCGCAAGAAGATGGGCGTCGATCTGATCGAAACGGTGCGCGGTCTCGGTTACCGCATCCAAGCGCCGACCAATGCGAATTAAGTCGCTCACCGCACGCGTGCTGCTCCTGACCACGGTCTGGTCGACGGTGGCGCTGGTGGTGATCGGCCTGTTGATTTCGACACTCTATAGACGCAGCGCCGAGCGCGGCTTTCAGGACCTGCTGCGCGCCCAGCTCTATAATGTCATCAATTCTGTGACGATCGGCGATCAGGGCGCGCTCTCGGGCAGCCCGCAGCTCGGCGACCTGCGCTTTGCCCAGCCGAAGACCGGGTGGTACTGGGTGGTCGAACCGCTCGGCACCTATACGACCGCGCCGCTCGTCTCACCCTCGCTGGGCTCGGCGACCATCCCCGTGCTGTCGGTCGTCGAAGCGCCTTTCGACAAGAATTACGAGCGCTATTATCAGGTGACGGATGCGGCCGGGAACCGGGTGCAGGTGGCAGAAACCGAAGTGGTGCTCGACACCGACGGCCGTGCGGCACGCTTCCGCGTCACCGGCAATGTCGATGTCGTGGAAGACGATGTCCGCAACTTCTCCCACAGGCTCTACCTGGCGCTTGCTGGCTTCGGTGTCGGCAGTCTCATCGTCAATGCGCTCGCCATTCTCTATGGCCTTAAGCCGCTCGACAAGGCACGCGCCGCTTTGGAGCGTATCCGCGCCGGCGAAAGCGAGCAGCTGAAGGGCGAATTCCCGCGCGAGATCCTGCCGCTTGCCAATGAGGTCAATGCACTGATCGACAGCAACCGCCGCATCGTCGAGCGCGCACGTATGCAGGTCGGCAATCTCGCCCATTCGCTGAAGACGCCGATCGCTGTGCTGCTCAACGAGGCGCGCGTGCTCGACAGGTCTCACGGCGAGTTGGTGCGCAATCAGGCCGAAGCCATGCAGGGGCAGGTGCAGTCCTATCTCAACCGCGCGCGCATTGCCGCCCAGCGTGAATCCGTGCTGGCACGAACCGATGCCGAGCCGGCGCTCGAGCGTCTGGTGCGTGTGATGCGCCGCCTGAATGTCGAAACCGAATTCGAGCTGATCGTCCAGCCGCCGCACCTCGCCGTTGCCATGGAGCAGCAGGATCTGGAGGAAACTGTCGGCAACCTCCTGGAGAATGCCGCCCGCTTTGCCAAGAGCAAGGTGCGTCTTTCGGCAATCGAAGCCGGCGAGGATGTGAAGGGAGTAGAAGCAAGCGCCCGCAAGCATTGGGTGGAGCTTGCCGTCGAGGATGACGGTCCGGGGCTTGAGCCCGACCAGATCCGCGAGGCGCTGAAGCGCGGCCGGCGGCTGGACGAGAGCAAGCCCGGAACCGGCCTTGGCCTTTCCATCGTCACCGAGATTTCCAACGAGTACCAGGGGCGTCTGGAGCTTACCCGCGGGGAATGGGGCGGGCTGAAAGCCAAGCTTATCCTGCCAGGTGTGACAAAGGATGTTGCATGAGCAACTGCTTGATGTCACAAAGATAGTGGCAAATGTATAGCATGCTTTGCCTTAATGCTGACACGGGGACGCTGCACTTCGATCGGCTCAACTGACACCCCTGATCGTGGTTCGATTGCAATGACTTTACGTTGGCAAGGCATGATCGTTTCTTCCCTTATCGTCGCCGTGACGCTCTCTGGCTGCACGACGACGAAGGGCGCTGCGACGCGTGGACTTTTTGGCGGCGGCAAGCCCCCCGCTTCGGCGACGTTCATCGCCGCCTTGCAGGGCGGCATCGTTGGTCGCACCGGCGTTGAGCTTGGTGACAGCGACAAGCAACGGGCGCTGGAAGCCGAATACCGTGCGCTGGAAGGTGCTGCCGTCGGCCAGCCGGTCACCTGGACCGGCCGTGATGCCAAGGGCAGCGTCGTGGCAGCCGCCCCCTATCAGGTGGGCTCGCAGAATTGCCGCCAGTACACGCATACTGTCACGGCCGATGGCAAGGATACGCTGGCGCGCGGTGTCGCCTGCCGCAACGAAAACGGCACCTGGTCGCCGCTCGGCTGATCTCGCTTTCCCGTTATCCTTGCGGCCAATAGCCTCAATTCTTCGTCAACACGGCATTGGCAGTTGGAATGAGGGCGCGCTTCAAGTAATTGGGCCGATATGCTGTTCTGGATTCTCGTGGCTGTCCTGACGGCGGCCGTTGCCGCCATTCTGCTTTATCCTCTTTTGCGTGGAGCGAAGGCGGCCGAGGATACGCGTGCCGGAGAGGTCGCTGTCTATCGCGACCAGTTGCGTGAACTCGACAGGGACGTGAGCGGCGGCCTGATCACCGCGGACGAGGCCGATTATGCCCGCGCAGAGATCGGCCGGCGTCTGATCGCCGTCTCTGGCGCTGCTCCGGCCGAGGAAAGCAGACCTGCAAGGCATCATCGCCTCACCGAAGTTTTCATCGTCTTGATCCTGCCGATCATCGGGCTCTGTCTATACATCAATACCGGCAGACCCGACCTGCCGTCGCAGCCGCTGGAAGCGCGGCTTGCCAATCCCGGCAATGACATGGCCGTTCTCGTCGCCAAGGCGGAGCGGCATTTGGCGCAGAACCCCAACGACGGCAAGGGCTGGGATGTGCTGGCGCCGATCTATTTCAGCACCATGCGGGTCTCCGATGCCGAGACCGCCTATCGCAACGCCATTCGCCTGCTCGGCCCGAGCCCGGCGCGTCTCGATGGCCTTGCCGAAACGCTGATGGCGATGTCAGAAGGTGTCGTGACGGAAGATGCGCGCAAGGTGCTGGAACAGTCGCTCACGCTTGAGCCGAACAACCCGCGAGCGCGTTTCTATATTGCTTTGAGCCTGGAGCAGGCCGGCCAGCCGAATGCGGCGCGTGGCGCCTTCGAGGCATTGGCGAAGCAGTCGCCGGCCGATGCACCCTGGCTGCCGCTGGTCAACGAGCATATCGCCAAGAATGGCGGCACGGCGGTCGCCTCTGCAGCCGAGCCAGAAGCCCGGCCTGCCGCCCAGCCGCCCGTTCCGGGCGGCCCGACGGAGCAGGATGTGGTGGCGGCTGAGACGTTGAGCACCGGCGACCGCCAGCAGATGATCCGCGCCATGGTGGAAAGCCTGGACGCCAAACTGAGCGCCGATCCCGACAATTTCGAGGGCTGGATGCGTCTCGTCCGCTCTTACGCCGTCTTGAACGACAAGGATCGCGCTGCAGGCGCCCTGAAGCGCGGGCTTGCCGCCTTCCCGGCTTCCGGCGATCAGGGCAGGCAATTGCTGGCGCTGGCCAGGGAATTCGGCATCACCATGGAAGGCTCGGTGGCCACGGAAGGATCGGTTGAATGACGCGCAAGCAGAAACGCCTGGCGGTGATTGCCGGCGGCATGAGCTTCATCCTCGTCGCCGTGCTGCTCGTCATGTTCGCCTTCAGCCAGTCGGTCGCCTATTTCTACATGCCGGGCGATCTTGCCAACAACCCGGTGGCACCAGGCACCCGCATCCGCCTCGGCGGCCTTGTCGGAGCGGGCAGCGTCGTGCGCGGCGAGGGCTCGGTGGTGCGCTTTGCGGTGACCGACCCGAGCGGTCAGATCGTCACTGTCCGCTACCAGGGCATATTGCCGGACCTGTTTCGCGAGGGGCAGGGGGTGGTGACCGAAGGCAGATTCGAGACCGGCAGCAATGTCTTTACCGCCGATACCGTGCTGGCCAAGCATGACGAGACCTACATGCCCAAGGACGTGGCCGACAGGCTGAAGGCGCAGGGCCTGTGGGAAGAGGGCAAGGGAGCCGGACAAGGCGAGGCGACCAAGGGCGAGCAGGCAAAGGGCAAGGCGGCGGTAGGCCAGGAGGCCCAGGCGCAACAGACAAAGGCCCAGCAAACGAAGGCGACGCCATGATCATCGAGATCGGTCACTATGCGCTGGTTCTGGCGCTCGCAACCGCCATCGTCCTGTCGCTCGTGCCGGTCATCGGTGCCAGGCGCGGCGATCAGGCGATGATGGATGTCGCGCCCTTGGGCTCCGTCCTGCTCTTTGCCCTCGTCGCCTTCTCCTTCGGCGTCTTGACCTATGCCCATGTCGTCTCCGACTTCTCGGTCGAGAACGTCTGGGAGAACTCGCATTCGCTGGTGCCGCTGATCTACAAATATTCCGGCGTCTGGGGCAATCACGAGGGATCGATGATGCTCTGGCTCTTGATCCTGTCGCTGTTCAGTGCGCTGGTGGCGATCTTCGGCCGCAATCTGCCCGATACGCTGAAGGCCAACGTTCTCTCGGTCCAGGCCTGGATCTCGGTCGCCTTCATCCTCTTCATCCTCTTGACCTCCAATCCCTTCGTCCGCCTCGATCCGGCCCCTGCCGAGGGCCGCGACCTGAACCCGGTGCTGCAGGATATCGGGCTCGCCATCCATCCGCCGCTGCTCTACCTCGGTTATGTCGGCTTCTCCGTCTGCTTCTCCTTCGCCGTCGCCGCCCTTCTCGACGGCCGTATCGATGCCGCCTGGGCGCGCTGGGTGCGGCCCTGGACGCTGGCGGCTTGGACTTGTCTGACGCTTGGCATCGCCATGGGCTCCTACTGGGCCTATTACGAACTCGGCTGGGGCGGCTGGTGGTTCTGGGATCCGGTGGAGAATGCCTCCTTCATGCCCTGGCTTGCCGGCACCGCACTCTTGCATTCGGCCCTCGTCATGGAAAAACGCGAGGCCTTGAAGATCTGGACGGTGCTGCTCGCCATCCTCACCTTCTCGCTGTCGCTGATGGGCACCTTCCTGGTGCGCTCCGGTGTCTTGACCTCGGTGCATGCCTTTGCCAGCGATCCGAGCAGGGGCGTCTTCATCCTCTGCATCCTGCTGATCTTCATCGGCGGGGCGCTGTCGCTCTTTGCCTTGCGCGCGCCGCTTCTGTCGGCCGGCGGGCTGTTTGCGCCGATCTCGCGCGAAGGCGCGCTGGTCGTCAACAACCTGATCCTGACGGTTGCCTGCGGCACGGTGCTGACCGGCACGCTCTATCCGCTGGTGCTGGAAACGCTGACCGGCGACAAGATCTCCGTCGGCGCGCCCTTCTTCAACCTGACCTTCGGCCTGTTGATGGCGCCGCTTCTGATCGTCGTGCCCTTCGGGCCGCTGCTTGCCTGGAAGCGCGGCGACCTGCTCGGCGCCCTGCAGCGGCTCTATGTCGTGGCCGGCCTGTCGCTCGCCGCAGCGCTGATCTTCTTCTATCTCGAACATGGTGGCCCGGTCATGGCGGTGCTCGGCCTTGCCGCCGGTCTGTTCCTGATCCTGGGCGCTGGTGCCGACCTCTGGTACCGCGCCGGTATCGGCAAGGTGAAGGCGGATATCGCCTGGCGCCGATTGACCGGCCTGCCGCGCTCGGCCTTCGGCACCGCACTTGCCCATGCCGGCCTTGGCGTCACCGTGCTCGGCATCGTCGCCGTCACGACCTTTGAGACCGAACATGTGGTCGAGATGAAACAGGGCCAGGCGACGGAGGCCGGCGGCTACGGCATTGTCTTCGACGGCATTGAGCCGGCGACCGGCCCGAACTATACCGAGGACCGCGGCCACTTCTCGATCCGCCGCGGCGGCGCCGAGGTTGCCGATGTCTGGTCGGCCAAGCGGCTTTATACCGCAAGGCAGATGCCGACGACGGAAGCCGGCATCCTGACCTTCGGCCTCAGCCAGCTCTATGTCTCGCTCGGTGACGCGACGAAGGACGGCGGCATCGTCGTGCGTATCTGGTGGAAGCCGTTCATCCTGTGCATCTGGGGCGGGGCGCTGATCATGGCGGCAGGCGGCTGCGTCTCGCTGACCGACCGGCGTCTGCGTGTCGGGGCCCCGAGCCGTAAGGCGAAGGCCAAGGCAACTAAGCCGGCAGCACCGGTCATGGAGCCGGCGGAATGATCAAGCGTCTCCTGTTTGCTCTGACCTTGATGTTGGCGGCCGCCCCGGCCTTTGCCGTCAATCCCGACGAAATGCTCTCCGACCCCGCCCTCGAAGCGCGGGCGCGAACATTGTCGGCGCAACTGCGCTGCATGGTCTGCCAGAACCAGTCGATCGATGATTCCAATGCCGATCTCGCCAAGGATCTGCGCCTCTTGGTGCGCGAGCGCATCACCGATGGCGACAGCGACGACGAGGTGCTGAACTATATCGTCTCGCGCTATGGGGAGTTCGTGCTGCTGAAGCCGCGCTTCAGCGTGCGCACGCTGCTGCTCTGGGGCGCGCCCGTGCTGCTGATCCTCGCCGGCGGAGCCTCGCTCGTCGTCTTTGCCCGCAAGCGAGCCGGCAAACCCACCGGCAGCAAGCTCACCGCCGAAGAGCAGGAGAAGCTCGCCGAGTTGCTGAAAAAATAAGGAACCATTCAGCCGCGACAAACCACGGCGGAATGGTCGATCCTCAAACCTTCCGATAGGGAAACAGCGCCCTTACTGCAGGATCGCGCAGCCACAACCCACCCCACATGAACAGCCCTAAATAGATGCTGAACAATATATGGCTGAAGAGCGGGCTTCCGGCCCGGATCTGCGTGGCCATCGCGCCGCCGAGCAGCCCCATCATCAGCACCGCGCCAAAGACGCTCGTCTGCGGGATGAGATAGAGCACGAGGCAGGTGAGCTCGATCAGGCCGATCATCAGCACATAACCGTTCGGCCATCCAAGCTGCGTCATGATTTCCTCGGCGACCGGCAGGCCCAAGAGCTTGGGGGCGATTGATGCGCCGAGCATGAAGAGCGCGAAGAGCCCGGTCAGCACGCGACCGGTCCAGAGCATGGCCTTTTCGCTCACGGTTGACCCGCCGGGATCGTGTTGACCATCCAAGGCGTGCCGAAGCGATCGATGAACATGCCGAAGCCAGGCGACCAGAAGGTGGCGTTATATGGCATGGTCACCTTGCCGCCTTCCGAGAGTGCCTCGAAAACGCGCTTCGTTTCCGCCGCATCCTCGCTGTGATAGGTGGCGCTGAAGCCGCCCATATCCTCCTGATATCCGGGAGGGGCGTCGCAGCCCATCAGGGACTGGTCGCCGACATCGAGCCAGGCATGCATGATCTTGTCCTTGAAGGACGGATCGATCGGCATGTCGCCGGGCGCTTCGGCAAAGGTGAACATGCCGTTCAGCTTGCCACCGAGCACCTTGGCGTAGAATTCGAAGGCCTGCCGGCATTCACCTTTGAAGACGAGATTCGTGATGAGTTTCATGGTCCTCACTCCCTTTGATTTGCCTGCGTTGCAATCCAGCTTTCCAGCCTGCCGAAGGTGCTCTCCCAGCCGTAGCGGTGACCGGTGACGCTCTCTTCGGATTTCAGGTCCGCATGGGTGAAATCCATCCGCGTGCGGCCATCGGCGAGTTCTTCGAAGACAACGGTCACGAGTGTCACGACCGCTTCGCCATCCTCATGCGATCCTTCCCATTGGAAGGTGAAGGAGAGGCGCGATGGCTCGTCGATTTCCCTGTAGACGCCGCTCTGCCATAACAGCCGGCCATCCTCCGCATTCTTCAGGCAGGCCCTGTAGGCGCCGCCAACACGCAGATCCTGTACGACGCTGACGGCCGGCCATTCGACAGGGCCGAGCCAGGCGACGACCATTTCCGGCCGCGTCCAGGCAGCCCATAAAAGGGCACGCGGTGCATTGAATATCCGCTGCATATGCAATGTGGGGCGCGATAGCTGATCGGCCATGATATTCCCCTTGTCGTGATTGAAAATGCGAGTTGACGGTCAATTGCGAGGGCCGCTGTCGTCCGCTCTCTGGATCTTCTGCAGGTAACCGTCCAACCGGTCGAAGCTCGATTCCCAGAAGCGCCGGTATTGCTCCAGCCAGTCGGCAATGCTTTTCATCGTCTGCGGTTCAAGCCTGGCCGGTCGCCACTGGGCTTCCTTGCCACGGCTGATGAGGCCGGCCTTTTCCAGCACCTTCAGATGTTTCGAAACCGCCGGAAGGCTCATGTCGAAGGGGGCAGCGAGTTCGTTGACCGAAGCTTCGCCTTCGGCCAGCCGCGCGATGATGGCCCGGCGCGTGGGGTCTGCAAGGGCGGCGAAAGCGGCGCTCAGCGTGTCGGTCTGCATGATATCCTCGTATGTAACGCTTTGGTTAAATACAAGGCGTCCACCCGCTTGTCAACCAATCGGTTAAATAGGATGGCGGCGAGCGGCTTGACCCATCCCGCATGCCACCACAAGAATGTCAGTACATTACGAATTTTTCATGGGCCGGACAGTTCGCAGTAAGGTGTGGCGTCCTATATCTCGACCATTCACGGATCCGGCATCGCCCGGAACGAGATCTGAACAAGAAGAGAAGGTGCTTCAATGCTCAAAAATTTCCGCGGACGTCCGTCCCTCAAAACGGTGCTTCAGGCATCCACCGTAGCCGGTCTGGCAGCCGCCGTGCTTGCAACCGGTATCCCTGTCGAGATCTCCCGTTCTTACGCCGAGGCTGTCAATGTCCAGGCTCCCTCGGTTCCGAGCTTCGCCAATGTCGTTGACGCCGTTTCCCCTGCCGTCGTTTCCGTTCGTGTCGAAAGCCGCGTGAAGCCCGCTTCCGATGACGGCAACGGTTTCGCCTTCGATTTCAACGGCCGCGGCTTTGACGATCTGCCCGACGCTCTGAAACCGTTCTTCCGCCAGTTCGGCGAGCAGCAGAACCGCCAGGGCCAGAATCAGCAGCGCCGCTTCGGCCATCCGGGTGAGGGCCGTCTGCGCCCGGTCGCTCAAGGGTCGGGCTTCTTCATCACCGAAGACGGCTACATCGTCACCAACAACCACGTCGTGTCCGACGGCTCGGCCTTCGTTGCCGTCATGAATGACGGTACCGAGCTCGACGCAAAGCTGATCGGCAAGGATCCGCGCACCGACCTCGCCGTGCTGAAGGTGGATGGCAAGGGCCGCAAGTTCACCTATGTCAATTGGGCCGATGACAACAAGGTCCGCGTCGGTGATTGGGTCGTCGCCGTCGGCAATCCCTTCGGCCTCGGCGGCACGGTCACGGCCGGCATCATTTCGGCCCGCGGCCGCGATATCGGCTCCGGCCCCTATGACGATTACCTGCAGGTCGATGCGGCCGTCAACCGCGGTAACTCGGGTGGCCCGACCTTCAACCTCAACGGCCAGGTCGTCGGCATCAACACCGCGATCTTCTCGCCGTCGGGCGGCAGCGTCGGTATCGCCTTCGCAATCCCTGCTTCCACTGCCAAGGACGTCGTTGCCGATCTGATGAAGGACGGTACGGTTTCGCGCGGTTACCTCGGCGTTCAGATCCAGCCGGTCACCAAGGACATCGCCGACTCCCTCGGCCTCTCCGAAGCAAATGGCGCTCTGGTCGTTTCCGCACAGGAAGGCACACCCGGTCAGAAGGCCGGCATGAAGACCGGCGACGTCGTCACCGCAGTCAACGGCGAGCCGGTCAAGGATGCCCGCGATCTCAGCCGCCGCATCGGCGCCATGACGCCGGGCAGCAAGGTCGAGCTTTCGGTATGGCGTTCCGGCAAGGCGCAGTCCGTCAGCGTCGAGCTCGGCACGCTGCCGGCTGATCAGCAGGCTTCCGCCGGCGACGACA
Proteins encoded:
- a CDS encoding HAMP domain-containing sensor histidine kinase translates to MRIKSLTARVLLLTTVWSTVALVVIGLLISTLYRRSAERGFQDLLRAQLYNVINSVTIGDQGALSGSPQLGDLRFAQPKTGWYWVVEPLGTYTTAPLVSPSLGSATIPVLSVVEAPFDKNYERYYQVTDAAGNRVQVAETEVVLDTDGRAARFRVTGNVDVVEDDVRNFSHRLYLALAGFGVGSLIVNALAILYGLKPLDKARAALERIRAGESEQLKGEFPREILPLANEVNALIDSNRRIVERARMQVGNLAHSLKTPIAVLLNEARVLDRSHGELVRNQAEAMQGQVQSYLNRARIAAQRESVLARTDAEPALERLVRVMRRLNVETEFELIVQPPHLAVAMEQQDLEETVGNLLENAARFAKSKVRLSAIEAGEDVKGVEASARKHWVELAVEDDGPGLEPDQIREALKRGRRLDESKPGTGLGLSIVTEISNEYQGRLELTRGEWGGLKAKLILPGVTKDVA
- the ccmI gene encoding c-type cytochrome biogenesis protein CcmI, whose protein sequence is MLFWILVAVLTAAVAAILLYPLLRGAKAAEDTRAGEVAVYRDQLRELDRDVSGGLITADEADYARAEIGRRLIAVSGAAPAEESRPARHHRLTEVFIVLILPIIGLCLYINTGRPDLPSQPLEARLANPGNDMAVLVAKAERHLAQNPNDGKGWDVLAPIYFSTMRVSDAETAYRNAIRLLGPSPARLDGLAETLMAMSEGVVTEDARKVLEQSLTLEPNNPRARFYIALSLEQAGQPNAARGAFEALAKQSPADAPWLPLVNEHIAKNGGTAVASAAEPEARPAAQPPVPGGPTEQDVVAAETLSTGDRQQMIRAMVESLDAKLSADPDNFEGWMRLVRSYAVLNDKDRAAGALKRGLAAFPASGDQGRQLLALAREFGITMEGSVATEGSVE
- the ccmE gene encoding cytochrome c maturation protein CcmE — protein: MTRKQKRLAVIAGGMSFILVAVLLVMFAFSQSVAYFYMPGDLANNPVAPGTRIRLGGLVGAGSVVRGEGSVVRFAVTDPSGQIVTVRYQGILPDLFREGQGVVTEGRFETGSNVFTADTVLAKHDETYMPKDVADRLKAQGLWEEGKGAGQGEATKGEQAKGKAAVGQEAQAQQTKAQQTKATP
- a CDS encoding heme lyase CcmF/NrfE family subunit, producing the protein MIIEIGHYALVLALATAIVLSLVPVIGARRGDQAMMDVAPLGSVLLFALVAFSFGVLTYAHVVSDFSVENVWENSHSLVPLIYKYSGVWGNHEGSMMLWLLILSLFSALVAIFGRNLPDTLKANVLSVQAWISVAFILFILLTSNPFVRLDPAPAEGRDLNPVLQDIGLAIHPPLLYLGYVGFSVCFSFAVAALLDGRIDAAWARWVRPWTLAAWTCLTLGIAMGSYWAYYELGWGGWWFWDPVENASFMPWLAGTALLHSALVMEKREALKIWTVLLAILTFSLSLMGTFLVRSGVLTSVHAFASDPSRGVFILCILLIFIGGALSLFALRAPLLSAGGLFAPISREGALVVNNLILTVACGTVLTGTLYPLVLETLTGDKISVGAPFFNLTFGLLMAPLLIVVPFGPLLAWKRGDLLGALQRLYVVAGLSLAAALIFFYLEHGGPVMAVLGLAAGLFLILGAGADLWYRAGIGKVKADIAWRRLTGLPRSAFGTALAHAGLGVTVLGIVAVTTFETEHVVEMKQGQATEAGGYGIVFDGIEPATGPNYTEDRGHFSIRRGGAEVADVWSAKRLYTARQMPTTEAGILTFGLSQLYVSLGDATKDGGIVVRIWWKPFILCIWGGALIMAAGGCVSLTDRRLRVGAPSRKAKAKATKPAAPVMEPAE
- a CDS encoding cytochrome c-type biogenesis protein; this translates as MIKRLLFALTLMLAAAPAFAVNPDEMLSDPALEARARTLSAQLRCMVCQNQSIDDSNADLAKDLRLLVRERITDGDSDDEVLNYIVSRYGEFVLLKPRFSVRTLLLWGAPVLLILAGGASLVVFARKRAGKPTGSKLTAEEQEKLAELLKK
- a CDS encoding DoxX family protein — translated: MSEKAMLWTGRVLTGLFALFMLGASIAPKLLGLPVAEEIMTQLGWPNGYVLMIGLIELTCLVLYLIPQTSVFGAVLMMGLLGGAMATQIRAGSPLFSHILFSIYLGLFMWGGLWLRDPAVRALFPYRKV
- a CDS encoding VOC family protein — its product is MKLITNLVFKGECRQAFEFYAKVLGGKLNGMFTFAEAPGDMPIDPSFKDKIMHAWLDVGDQSLMGCDAPPGYQEDMGGFSATYHSEDAAETKRVFEALSEGGKVTMPYNATFWSPGFGMFIDRFGTPWMVNTIPAGQP
- a CDS encoding SRPBCC domain-containing protein; translated protein: MADQLSRPTLHMQRIFNAPRALLWAAWTRPEMVVAWLGPVEWPAVSVVQDLRVGGAYRACLKNAEDGRLLWQSGVYREIDEPSRLSFTFQWEGSHEDGEAVVTLVTVVFEELADGRTRMDFTHADLKSEESVTGHRYGWESTFGRLESWIATQANQRE
- a CDS encoding helix-turn-helix transcriptional regulator — protein: MQTDTLSAAFAALADPTRRAIIARLAEGEASVNELAAPFDMSLPAVSKHLKVLEKAGLISRGKEAQWRPARLEPQTMKSIADWLEQYRRFWESSFDRLDGYLQKIQRADDSGPRN
- a CDS encoding Do family serine endopeptidase, whose protein sequence is MLKNFRGRPSLKTVLQASTVAGLAAAVLATGIPVEISRSYAEAVNVQAPSVPSFANVVDAVSPAVVSVRVESRVKPASDDGNGFAFDFNGRGFDDLPDALKPFFRQFGEQQNRQGQNQQRRFGHPGEGRLRPVAQGSGFFITEDGYIVTNNHVVSDGSAFVAVMNDGTELDAKLIGKDPRTDLAVLKVDGKGRKFTYVNWADDNKVRVGDWVVAVGNPFGLGGTVTAGIISARGRDIGSGPYDDYLQVDAAVNRGNSGGPTFNLNGQVVGINTAIFSPSGGSVGIAFAIPASTAKDVVADLMKDGTVSRGYLGVQIQPVTKDIADSLGLSEANGALVVSAQEGTPGQKAGMKTGDVVTAVNGEPVKDARDLSRRIGAMTPGSKVELSVWRSGKAQSVSVELGTLPADQQASAGDDNDQQEQAQPPASEKALADLGLTVGPSDDGKGLAITGIDPNSDAADKGIKEGETITSVNNQEVSSADDVVRVINQAKKDGRTRALFQIQSKDGSRFVALPINGQG